A genomic region of Gemmatimonadota bacterium contains the following coding sequences:
- a CDS encoding glycosyltransferase family 2 protein, whose product MASSEPRPRIAVIMPALNEEKSLPGILSSMPDYVDRVVVSDNGSTDGTAEVARAHGAEVVFEAERGYGAACLAGIRHLSEQTNPPEVLVFLDADGSDDPNEIAHVVAPIQRGEAELVLGVRRGIDGDVGTILPHARFGNHLVLGLTQLLFSHSFTDLPPFRAVSFPELLALHMDDRSWGWTLQMQIRAVRAGLRIVEVEVTHRRRTEGVSKISGNLATSLKVGAKMFYTLARERLR is encoded by the coding sequence ATGGCGTCATCCGAGCCCCGGCCTCGAATCGCTGTGATCATGCCAGCGCTCAACGAGGAGAAGTCGCTTCCGGGGATCCTCTCGAGCATGCCCGACTACGTCGATCGTGTCGTCGTCTCGGACAACGGCTCGACGGACGGGACAGCGGAGGTCGCGCGGGCGCATGGTGCCGAAGTCGTTTTCGAGGCCGAGCGAGGTTACGGTGCCGCGTGCCTGGCCGGGATCCGGCATCTCTCGGAGCAGACGAACCCTCCCGAAGTACTCGTATTCCTCGATGCGGACGGGAGCGACGATCCGAACGAGATAGCCCACGTGGTCGCTCCGATCCAGAGGGGTGAGGCCGAGCTGGTGCTCGGCGTTCGTCGTGGCATCGATGGAGACGTGGGCACGATCCTGCCGCACGCGCGTTTTGGCAACCATCTCGTGCTCGGCCTTACCCAGTTGCTGTTCAGCCACTCCTTCACCGACTTGCCGCCGTTCCGGGCCGTGTCGTTCCCCGAGCTGCTGGCGTTGCACATGGACGACCGCAGTTGGGGCTGGACGCTACAGATGCAGATCAGGGCGGTGCGTGCGGGGCTCCGGATCGTCGAGGTCGAGGTGACCCATCGGCGTCGAACCGAAGGCGTATCGAAAATTTCAGGGAATCTCGCGACCTCGCTCAAGGTCGGTGCGAAGATGTTCTATACGCTCGCTCGCGAGCGGCTCAGGTAG